The Chryseobacterium sp. 52 genome includes a region encoding these proteins:
- a CDS encoding amidase has translation MKKSILLAVFFTAFFPKAQNTLDTPFKYLEYDIQKIQSLYKDHKVSVKEVVEAYLKRINDVDKNGAQLNSIITINPDAIKIADSLDHINVNFKNQQLFGIPVLLKDNIDTHDKMPNTAGSLALKNSFPLQDSYLVKKLRAAGAVIIGKTNLSEWANFRGMKSTSGWSGLGGLTKNPYQLDRNTCGSSAGSGAAISANLGIVAIGTETNGSIVCPSSINGVVGLKPTVGLISRQGIIPISSSQDTAGPMARTVKDIAISLGSMVGEDKNDVKTIGNTPFLHKDYTLFLNVNGLKGKRLGYVKGITQGGSKKVDELFLETLKVLESQGAVIVEIENDLLSGEVHEKSLELMIDEFKDGLNDYFTSLGKNAPIKNIDELIAFNKDNQEELKYFGQEFLELSAKSKGTKDKNYAKAVKIAQEGSRQKGIDLAMKKYKLDAIISPTTTEAWKTDLENGDHYSFGSADAAAIAGYPSLTLTMGYIDGLPVGILFSAEKWSEGKLINMAYTFEQAHPQRKVPQFLKE, from the coding sequence ATGAAAAAAAGTATTTTACTCGCTGTATTTTTCACTGCCTTTTTTCCAAAAGCTCAGAATACATTAGATACTCCATTTAAATATCTGGAATATGACATTCAGAAGATTCAAAGTCTTTACAAAGATCATAAAGTTTCAGTAAAAGAGGTTGTAGAAGCCTATCTGAAACGCATTAATGATGTTGATAAAAACGGAGCGCAACTCAATTCCATCATTACCATCAATCCGGACGCAATTAAAATTGCAGATTCTTTAGACCATATCAATGTGAATTTTAAAAATCAACAGCTATTCGGAATTCCTGTTCTTCTGAAAGACAATATAGACACTCATGATAAAATGCCAAATACGGCAGGATCTTTGGCATTGAAGAATTCTTTTCCTTTACAGGACAGCTATCTCGTTAAAAAATTAAGAGCAGCCGGTGCCGTAATTATTGGAAAAACCAATCTCAGTGAATGGGCCAATTTCCGGGGCATGAAATCTACGAGTGGCTGGAGCGGTCTGGGCGGACTTACGAAAAATCCGTATCAATTAGACAGAAATACCTGCGGTTCCAGTGCCGGTTCAGGAGCAGCAATATCAGCCAATCTTGGTATTGTGGCTATAGGTACGGAAACCAACGGCTCCATCGTCTGCCCATCCAGCATCAATGGAGTTGTAGGATTGAAACCTACCGTAGGACTGATTTCCAGACAGGGAATTATTCCTATTTCAAGTTCACAGGATACCGCAGGTCCCATGGCCAGAACTGTGAAAGACATTGCCATAAGCCTCGGAAGTATGGTTGGTGAAGATAAAAATGATGTAAAAACCATCGGTAATACACCATTTTTACATAAAGATTATACCCTGTTTCTGAATGTAAATGGCTTGAAAGGAAAAAGATTAGGCTATGTAAAAGGAATCACGCAGGGAGGCAGTAAAAAAGTAGATGAGCTTTTCCTGGAGACCTTAAAGGTTTTGGAAAGCCAGGGTGCTGTTATCGTAGAAATAGAAAATGATCTGCTTTCCGGAGAAGTGCATGAAAAATCGCTGGAACTGATGATTGATGAGTTTAAAGATGGTTTGAACGATTATTTTACTTCGCTTGGTAAAAATGCCCCTATAAAAAACATAGACGAATTAATAGCTTTCAATAAAGACAACCAGGAAGAACTGAAATATTTCGGGCAGGAGTTTTTAGAATTATCAGCTAAAAGCAAGGGCACAAAAGATAAAAATTATGCAAAAGCAGTGAAAATTGCTCAGGAAGGCAGTCGCCAAAAAGGGATAGATCTCGCTATGAAAAAATATAAACTGGATGCCATTATTTCGCCTACGACTACAGAAGCATGGAAAACAGATTTAGAAAACGGGGATCATTATTCTTTTGGAAGTGCAGATGCTGCAGCCATCGCAGGATACCCGAGCCTTACCCTTACAATGGGCTATATTGACGGATTACCTGTCGGAATTTTATTTTCTGCTGAAAAGTGGAGCGAAGGAAAACTGATTAATATGGCTTATACTTTCGAACAGGCCCATCCGCAAAGAAAGGTTCCTCAGTTTCTGAAGGAATAA
- the pncA gene encoding bifunctional nicotinamidase/pyrazinamidase — MKKALIIVDVQNDFCEGGALAVPEANEVIPYINLLMEENEYDQIVLTQDWHPADHKSFASNNNRKVGESIILNGVPQFMWPDHCVQGTFGAEFHKDLNRDKVTHIIQKGKNTEIDAYSGFQDNNHFMKTGLDDFLKYHDIQLVEIVGLALDYCVKFTSTDAVANGYITCLHFNGTKAVNVKPENGRDAIYEMLQKGITVLG, encoded by the coding sequence ATGAAAAAAGCGTTAATAATCGTAGATGTACAGAATGATTTCTGTGAAGGCGGCGCATTAGCAGTTCCGGAAGCCAACGAAGTTATTCCCTATATCAATCTTTTGATGGAAGAGAATGAATATGACCAGATTGTTCTTACCCAAGACTGGCATCCTGCTGATCATAAAAGTTTTGCAAGCAATAACAACAGAAAAGTAGGTGAAAGTATCATCCTAAACGGTGTTCCGCAGTTTATGTGGCCGGATCACTGTGTTCAGGGAACTTTCGGAGCAGAATTCCATAAAGATCTGAACAGAGATAAAGTAACCCATATTATCCAGAAAGGGAAAAATACTGAAATTGATGCTTACAGCGGTTTTCAGGACAATAATCACTTTATGAAGACAGGGCTGGATGATTTTTTAAAATACCATGATATTCAATTGGTGGAAATTGTAGGTTTGGCATTGGATTATTGTGTGAAATTCACCAGTACAGATGCTGTAGCCAACGGATATATAACATGTCTGCATTTTAATGGAACCAAAGCAGTCAATGTAAAACCGGAAAATGGCAGAGATGCTATTTATGAAATGCTTCAGAAAGGAATTACCGTTCTTGGATAA
- a CDS encoding DEAD/DEAH box helicase: MSFESLGLSHNIIRSVNKLGYLKPFPIQEQAVPVILQGKDLMGIAQTGSGKTACFVMPILEKLQNSEVKKDRNVQVLILVPTRELAIQIDEVFRAFTENLKREIRTMAVYGGVSINPQMKGMFGVEVLIATPGRLLDLIDHNALSISGIQHLVVDEADKMFQLGFGEEMNKLFALMPVAKQTTLFSATLNDKVSEMKERLSINPTIIEIKKEEVEIDNIEQLAYHVSPEDKGPFLRYLIKEKKVEKALIFVSSTRAADNLVEKLKKNKIKAVAIHSQKSQGARRNNLEEFKVNGAQFLVATDLIGRGIHIESLPCVINYELPRSPLDYIHRIGRTGRANEKGTAINILTDDELQHFRVIQKKMGKKVTLQRTEGIDLHGY; this comes from the coding sequence ATGTCATTTGAGTCTTTAGGATTATCACACAATATTATCCGTTCTGTTAACAAATTAGGGTATTTGAAACCATTTCCCATTCAGGAGCAGGCTGTGCCTGTTATTCTGCAGGGAAAAGATCTAATGGGGATTGCACAGACAGGTTCCGGGAAAACGGCTTGTTTTGTAATGCCTATTTTGGAGAAATTACAGAATTCAGAAGTTAAGAAAGATCGTAATGTTCAGGTTTTAATATTGGTTCCTACTCGTGAATTGGCCATTCAGATTGATGAAGTGTTCAGAGCTTTTACTGAGAATCTGAAGCGTGAGATTCGTACAATGGCTGTTTATGGAGGTGTTTCTATCAATCCGCAGATGAAAGGAATGTTTGGGGTAGAAGTTCTTATTGCAACGCCTGGTCGTTTATTAGACTTAATAGATCATAATGCATTGAGTATTTCAGGTATCCAGCATTTAGTGGTTGATGAAGCCGATAAGATGTTTCAGTTAGGCTTCGGTGAAGAGATGAATAAGCTTTTCGCTCTGATGCCTGTTGCCAAACAAACAACTTTGTTTTCTGCGACTTTAAATGATAAAGTTTCTGAAATGAAGGAACGTTTATCTATTAATCCTACCATTATTGAAATCAAAAAAGAAGAAGTTGAAATTGACAATATTGAACAATTGGCCTATCATGTTTCTCCTGAAGATAAAGGCCCTTTTTTACGGTATTTAATTAAAGAAAAGAAAGTTGAAAAAGCATTAATCTTTGTATCATCCACAAGAGCTGCAGATAACTTAGTGGAAAAGCTTAAAAAGAATAAAATAAAGGCTGTAGCCATTCACAGTCAGAAATCGCAGGGTGCCCGTAGAAATAATTTAGAAGAGTTTAAAGTAAATGGAGCTCAGTTTTTAGTTGCTACAGACTTAATTGGCCGTGGTATTCACATTGAGTCTTTACCTTGCGTGATCAATTATGAATTACCACGTTCTCCTTTGGATTACATTCACCGTATCGGTAGAACGGGGCGTGCCAATGAAAAAGGAACTGCCATTAATATTCTGACGGATGACGAATTG